A single Entelurus aequoreus isolate RoL-2023_Sb linkage group LG11, RoL_Eaeq_v1.1, whole genome shotgun sequence DNA region contains:
- the si:dkey-262k9.2 gene encoding uncharacterized protein si:dkey-262k9.2 isoform X1 — protein sequence MHFIQFTSLALLQYLKMMRLLLLCLLLPTTTVFSDEFEGSAGDGLDDEDSFEENEIIEFHDRGGSGTFVDKTKGEEDPTDQFTLIVIVVAVSMLALSVAAIVAVILVRRRMHKQQGIYSVPTEQDQKEAV from the exons CAGTATTTGAAGATGATGCGATTGTTGCTCCTGTGTCTGCTGCTGCCTACCACTACTG TTTTTTCAGATGAGTTTGAAGGATCAGCCGGTGATG GTCTGGATGATGAGGATTCATTTGAGGAAAATG AGATTATAGAGTTCCATGACAGAGGAGGTTCtggcacatttgttgacaaaaccaAAGGGGAAGAAGACCCAACAG ATCAGTTCACTCTGATAGTCATCGTTGTAGCTGTGAGCATGTTGGCTCTCTCTGTTGCAGCTATAGTTG CTGTAATATTAGTCAGACGCCGCATGCACAAACAGCAAGG GATCTATTCTGTACCTACAGAGCAGGACCAGAAAGAGGCAGTCTAG
- the si:dkey-262k9.2 gene encoding uncharacterized protein si:dkey-262k9.2 isoform X2, with translation MHFIQFTSLALLYLKMMRLLLLCLLLPTTTVFSDEFEGSAGDGLDDEDSFEENEIIEFHDRGGSGTFVDKTKGEEDPTDQFTLIVIVVAVSMLALSVAAIVAVILVRRRMHKQQGIYSVPTEQDQKEAV, from the exons TATTTGAAGATGATGCGATTGTTGCTCCTGTGTCTGCTGCTGCCTACCACTACTG TTTTTTCAGATGAGTTTGAAGGATCAGCCGGTGATG GTCTGGATGATGAGGATTCATTTGAGGAAAATG AGATTATAGAGTTCCATGACAGAGGAGGTTCtggcacatttgttgacaaaaccaAAGGGGAAGAAGACCCAACAG ATCAGTTCACTCTGATAGTCATCGTTGTAGCTGTGAGCATGTTGGCTCTCTCTGTTGCAGCTATAGTTG CTGTAATATTAGTCAGACGCCGCATGCACAAACAGCAAGG GATCTATTCTGTACCTACAGAGCAGGACCAGAAAGAGGCAGTCTAG
- the si:dkey-262k9.2 gene encoding uncharacterized protein si:dkey-262k9.2 isoform X3, producing MMRLLLLCLLLPTTTVFSDEFEGSAGDGLDDEDSFEENEIIEFHDRGGSGTFVDKTKGEEDPTDQFTLIVIVVAVSMLALSVAAIVAVILVRRRMHKQQGIYSVPTEQDQKEAV from the exons ATGATGCGATTGTTGCTCCTGTGTCTGCTGCTGCCTACCACTACTG TTTTTTCAGATGAGTTTGAAGGATCAGCCGGTGATG GTCTGGATGATGAGGATTCATTTGAGGAAAATG AGATTATAGAGTTCCATGACAGAGGAGGTTCtggcacatttgttgacaaaaccaAAGGGGAAGAAGACCCAACAG ATCAGTTCACTCTGATAGTCATCGTTGTAGCTGTGAGCATGTTGGCTCTCTCTGTTGCAGCTATAGTTG CTGTAATATTAGTCAGACGCCGCATGCACAAACAGCAAGG GATCTATTCTGTACCTACAGAGCAGGACCAGAAAGAGGCAGTCTAG